The Deltaproteobacteria bacterium genome contains a region encoding:
- a CDS encoding peptidoglycan DD-metalloendopeptidase family protein, producing MSNVSSRGNITGNLGEALTQEHSSTEPVKKAAESVMVEAGHDVMSSHALEASSIISPASPRSLDIKTPQLAHTHTVKPSPLQPENIEKAQGALRAAGFSVPFSSEWDEMSRAALRAYQCSMGMKVSGEWDDATKRHLAWGPVIHGQEALELGSRGFAVERLQEVLSNQFRHEGLALNGQFDEATQHAVRSFQNFYPNLKVDGSVGAHTAQALDIFQVRTGNHALRSGSRGPVVERIQKALEFCGHQAGLSGIYGASTTRAVRSFQREQGLNPSGIINAETFESLERSVRDARRSRDRVSSGPELELFPLPGNDFQLGHPHEDTQQNTVEVFAPAGTKVMAPVSGVVSNIRRRAEDGFARVTVRRGDHYYAFGHLGSVAQSLRVGSPLKAGEKIGTVGVSISRQQGEAKIQFRMYQSQRGREMKPVSAFHYLMNRL from the coding sequence ATGTCCAATGTTTCAAGTCGCGGGAACATAACCGGAAATCTCGGCGAAGCTCTTACGCAAGAGCATTCGTCCACTGAGCCAGTGAAGAAGGCTGCTGAGTCTGTCATGGTTGAGGCCGGTCACGACGTCATGTCTTCACACGCCTTGGAGGCCTCGTCGATTATCTCGCCGGCGTCCCCGAGATCACTCGATATTAAAACGCCTCAACTTGCTCACACGCACACGGTTAAACCCAGCCCACTTCAGCCGGAAAATATTGAAAAGGCTCAAGGTGCATTGCGTGCCGCCGGTTTCTCGGTCCCATTTAGCAGTGAATGGGATGAAATGAGCCGTGCAGCGCTGCGCGCCTATCAGTGCAGTATGGGTATGAAAGTATCCGGGGAATGGGACGATGCTACGAAAAGGCATTTAGCTTGGGGGCCGGTGATTCATGGGCAAGAAGCCCTCGAACTCGGTTCACGAGGTTTTGCGGTGGAGCGCCTTCAGGAAGTTCTTTCAAACCAGTTCAGGCATGAAGGCTTGGCATTGAATGGCCAGTTTGACGAGGCCACGCAGCATGCTGTGCGGTCCTTTCAGAACTTTTATCCCAACTTAAAAGTCGATGGCTCGGTTGGGGCTCACACTGCGCAAGCGTTGGATATTTTTCAAGTGCGCACGGGCAACCACGCATTGCGCTCTGGCAGCCGGGGCCCGGTGGTGGAACGTATTCAAAAGGCTTTGGAATTCTGTGGCCACCAGGCGGGATTGAGCGGTATTTATGGGGCAAGCACCACGCGAGCGGTTCGCTCGTTCCAGCGAGAGCAAGGGCTAAACCCTTCAGGGATCATCAACGCCGAAACCTTTGAATCTTTAGAACGTTCGGTGCGAGATGCACGCCGGAGCCGCGACCGGGTTTCTTCCGGCCCGGAGCTTGAACTCTTTCCTCTGCCAGGCAACGACTTCCAGTTGGGACACCCTCATGAGGATACTCAGCAGAATACCGTTGAGGTTTTTGCTCCAGCAGGCACAAAAGTGATGGCTCCCGTTAGCGGTGTCGTTTCCAATATTCGTCGCCGAGCCGAAGACGGCTTCGCCCGTGTCACGGTTCGCCGTGGTGACCACTATTATGCATTTGGGCACTTGGGTTCGGTGGCTCAGTCTTTGCGGGTAGGCTCGCCTTTGAAAGCTGGTGAGAAAATCGGGACCGTCGGGGTTTCGATTTCGAGGCAGCAGGGTGAGGCCAAAATTCAATTCCGGATGTATCAGAGTCAAAGAGGCCGAGAGATGAAACCGGTCTCAGCTTTTCACTATTTAATGAATAGGCTTTAG
- a CDS encoding redoxin domain-containing protein, which translates to MGIWQEYKDRGVVVWGIGSEDSLEILTSFREQMGLTFPILFDDGAAVQDQYNPGSVPTNSIYPQDWIIGVDGTVVHVNTVYEPEEMKAILEIELAKIE; encoded by the coding sequence ATGGGAATCTGGCAAGAATACAAGGACCGTGGCGTTGTTGTGTGGGGCATTGGCTCTGAAGACTCTTTAGAAATTCTCACCAGCTTTCGCGAGCAAATGGGACTCACATTCCCGATCCTCTTTGATGATGGTGCGGCCGTTCAAGACCAATACAATCCGGGTTCTGTGCCAACCAACAGCATTTATCCACAGGACTGGATCATTGGCGTAGATGGCACCGTGGTTCATGTGAACACGGTCTATGAACCTGAAGAGATGAAGGCCATTCTCGAAATAGAACTGGCTAAGATTGAATAG